A portion of the Sphingobacterium spiritivorum genome contains these proteins:
- the cdaA gene encoding diadenylate cyclase CdaA yields the protein MDSSFLSGFRLLDIVDILLVAIIIYYVYSLIRGTIAVNILIGVALFYGIYLIVKQMEMRLLTEIFGGFISVGSIALIVVFQQEIRRFLLHVGKNISMKRKKYLWSFLGNKKAVASENTEFLRPIIDACRSMSKSRTGALLVFAKYFDEEYYQSSGELIDAHISKRLIESIFNKLSPLHDGAVVIVDNKIMSASCVLPLSDSEDLPLQFGLRHRAAIGVTEISDAIAVVVSEETGEISFAKDGNVNMNITHEELEELLKAEL from the coding sequence ATGGATTCGAGTTTCTTAAGTGGTTTTAGGCTGTTAGATATTGTGGACATCTTGCTGGTGGCCATTATTATTTATTATGTCTACAGCCTGATAAGAGGAACCATTGCTGTTAACATCCTTATAGGAGTAGCGTTATTTTACGGGATATATCTTATTGTCAAGCAGATGGAGATGCGTTTGCTGACAGAAATCTTTGGCGGATTTATTTCAGTTGGATCCATTGCACTGATTGTAGTATTCCAACAGGAAATCAGGCGTTTTTTGCTTCATGTAGGTAAGAATATATCCATGAAACGGAAGAAGTACCTGTGGTCATTCTTAGGTAACAAAAAAGCCGTTGCCAGTGAAAATACTGAATTTCTGAGACCGATTATTGACGCATGCCGCAGTATGTCCAAATCCAGAACCGGAGCTTTACTGGTTTTTGCTAAATATTTTGACGAAGAATACTATCAGAGTAGCGGAGAGCTTATAGATGCACATATCTCCAAGCGGCTGATTGAAAGTATATTTAATAAACTAAGTCCTTTACATGATGGGGCGGTGGTAATTGTAGACAACAAAATTATGTCTGCAAGTTGTGTATTGCCCCTGTCAGATAGTGAAGATCTGCCTTTGCAATTTGGATTACGCCACCGGGCAGCGATTGGTGTGACAGAGATCAGTGACGCCATCGCCGTTGTCGTATCAGAAGAGACAGGTGAGATTTCCTTTGCCAAGGACGGTAATGTGAATATGAATATTACACACGAAGAGCTGGAAGAGCTTTTGAAGGCAGAATTATAA
- a CDS encoding pyridoxine 5'-phosphate synthase, whose product MTRLSVNINKIATLRNSRGGNNPSVLAAALACERFGAQGITVHPRPDERHIRYTDVYDLKENITTEFNIEGNCREQKFVDLVLANKPAQVTLVPDEEGQITSNHGWDTIKHQAYLKEMCKLFKDHGIRVSIFVDPDPEMVEAAAETGTDRIELYTEAYATAFLDEREAAIQPYFKAAQKANEVGLGINAGHDLDLNNLTYFNQHIPGLLEVSIGHALIADALYLGLEETIKRYLAALK is encoded by the coding sequence ATGACCAGATTATCTGTAAATATCAATAAGATCGCCACTCTTCGTAATTCCAGAGGGGGAAATAATCCGAGCGTATTAGCTGCAGCTTTAGCCTGCGAACGGTTTGGTGCTCAGGGCATCACCGTACATCCACGACCGGATGAACGCCATATCCGCTATACAGATGTGTATGATCTGAAAGAAAATATTACAACAGAATTTAATATTGAAGGCAATTGCAGGGAACAGAAATTTGTTGATCTTGTGTTAGCCAATAAACCGGCTCAGGTGACGCTTGTTCCGGACGAGGAAGGGCAGATTACATCCAATCATGGTTGGGACACCATTAAGCATCAGGCTTATTTAAAGGAAATGTGCAAGCTTTTTAAAGATCATGGTATCCGGGTGTCTATATTTGTAGATCCTGACCCGGAAATGGTAGAAGCCGCAGCAGAAACGGGCACTGACCGTATCGAGTTGTATACAGAAGCGTATGCAACGGCATTTCTGGATGAACGCGAAGCAGCTATACAACCTTATTTTAAGGCTGCCCAAAAAGCAAACGAAGTGGGACTGGGCATCAATGCAGGTCATGATCTGGATCTGAATAATCTGACTTATTTTAATCAGCATATCCCCGGTCTACTGGAAGTAAGCATAGGACATGCCCTTATAGCAGATGCACTCTATCTGGGTCTTGAAGAAACAATAAAGCGATATTTAGCCGCGTTAAAGTAA
- the lepB gene encoding signal peptidase I, giving the protein MWYIIFGITALLSVYGVWRLFEKAGEQGWKAIIPLYREYVMAQRTARPTWTVLLLLVPIVNVFVFYGIWFDFIKSFGKRRFWEHAAVVLIPFMILPLWGHDKNVKYLGAYNTAAFKKKYPYTKSFAREWADAIVFAVIAASLIRGFLIEAYMIPTGSMERSLLVGDFLFVSKLNYGPRIPITPLAFPFAHHTMPVTGGKAYSEWIQVPYRRLPGFQDIKRNDVVVFNYPMEADAPYNRPIDKRENYIKRLVGMPGDKVTMKSKRLLINGEPAFTNEDMQHGYLVFTDGSGLDQKELVRKRYEATESFIEPYLLHITPEESEDVKKWAHVEQVISFQNQNSAFPHIDKWDWTFDNFGPVVVPSKGWTVKLDSMTMPLYERAIRVYEGNTLEEKKDGIYINGAKATSYTFQMNYYWMMGDNRDNSEDSRGWGFVPEDHIVGKALFVWLSWDKDGSFMSKIRWNRIFKGIK; this is encoded by the coding sequence ATGTGGTATATTATATTTGGAATAACAGCTCTCCTGTCCGTATATGGGGTCTGGAGATTGTTTGAAAAGGCAGGGGAACAAGGGTGGAAGGCTATTATTCCATTGTACAGAGAATATGTGATGGCGCAACGTACGGCCAGGCCAACATGGACGGTGTTACTTCTCCTTGTACCTATCGTTAATGTCTTCGTATTTTACGGTATCTGGTTTGACTTCATCAAATCTTTTGGTAAGAGGCGATTTTGGGAACATGCAGCCGTTGTATTGATTCCCTTTATGATTCTGCCGCTGTGGGGACACGATAAGAATGTAAAATATCTCGGAGCATACAATACTGCAGCGTTTAAGAAAAAATATCCTTATACCAAATCATTCGCAAGAGAATGGGCGGATGCTATTGTATTTGCTGTTATTGCCGCCTCATTGATCCGGGGATTTTTGATTGAAGCTTATATGATTCCTACCGGCTCAATGGAAAGGAGTCTGTTGGTAGGTGATTTTCTATTTGTCAGTAAGTTAAATTACGGTCCCCGTATTCCTATTACTCCGCTGGCTTTCCCGTTTGCACACCATACTATGCCGGTTACAGGTGGCAAAGCTTATTCCGAATGGATTCAGGTCCCTTATAGACGACTCCCAGGGTTTCAGGATATCAAACGCAATGATGTAGTTGTTTTTAATTATCCGATGGAAGCTGATGCGCCTTATAACCGACCAATAGATAAAAGGGAAAACTATATTAAGCGACTGGTTGGAATGCCCGGCGATAAAGTGACCATGAAAAGCAAGAGATTGTTGATCAATGGAGAACCTGCTTTTACGAATGAGGATATGCAGCATGGCTATCTCGTCTTTACAGATGGTTCCGGTCTGGATCAAAAAGAGTTGGTTCGTAAGCGATACGAGGCTACTGAAAGTTTTATAGAACCCTATCTTCTTCATATTACGCCGGAAGAATCAGAAGATGTAAAGAAATGGGCACACGTGGAACAAGTCATTTCGTTTCAGAATCAGAATTCAGCATTTCCGCATATCGATAAATGGGACTGGACATTTGACAATTTTGGTCCGGTTGTCGTTCCTTCAAAAGGCTGGACAGTTAAGCTTGACAGCATGACCATGCCCCTTTATGAGCGTGCTATCCGCGTGTATGAGGGAAATACACTGGAAGAAAAAAAAGATGGTATTTATATCAATGGAGCTAAAGCAACAAGCTATACTTTCCAAATGAATTACTACTGGATGATGGGCGATAACCGCGACAATTCTGAAGACTCCAGGGGATGGGGATTTGTACCGGAAGACCATATTGTAGGCAAAGCGCTATTTGTATGGCTGAGCTGGGATAAGGACGGTAGTTTCATGTCAAAAATAAGGTGGAACAGAATATTTAAAGGAATAAAATAA
- the lepB gene encoding signal peptidase I, with product MISIIVFIVFTLVALFGLWQLFVKAGKQGWESIVPFYREYVFAQLTGKPTWQVFLLLIPIVNIFIFYGLYLDFIKSFGKFRFWEHAAAILVPFIVLPMWAKDPQVKYLGLSATEEFKKKYPYKKSVGREWADAIVFAIVAAYFIRSFVIELYFIPSGSMEKSLMTGDCIVVSKFHYGVRLPITPIAFPLAHHTMPLLGTKAYSTIIQWPYRRLPGLQEIKRNDIFVFNLPEEADPPLSRPIDKRENLIKRCVGLPGDIITLKESVLFVNNKPGFDPPEGMMDYFVFTDGTGLNPDRMLEKRIEFYSAGQEPYQVFLTKAELADMKTWPNIKQIIPNIAKPTDIDQGEGIFPHNPKYHWNVDNFGPLQIPKKGWTVQLDSMTMPLYERAIRVYEGNEVETKADGIYINGAKATSYTFKMNYYWMMGDNRHNSRDARVWGLVPEDHIVGKPLFVLYSKDKDGSGFSSFRWNRVFKSIND from the coding sequence ATGATCAGTATTATTGTATTTATAGTATTCACTCTTGTTGCCTTATTCGGACTTTGGCAGCTTTTTGTCAAAGCAGGAAAACAAGGATGGGAGTCCATCGTACCTTTTTATCGGGAATATGTATTCGCACAATTAACGGGAAAGCCAACCTGGCAGGTATTTCTATTACTGATTCCGATCGTTAATATCTTTATCTTCTATGGTCTTTACCTGGACTTTATCAAATCCTTTGGTAAGTTTAGATTTTGGGAACATGCCGCGGCGATATTAGTTCCTTTTATCGTATTGCCTATGTGGGCAAAAGATCCTCAGGTAAAATACCTGGGATTGTCTGCTACAGAAGAATTCAAAAAGAAATATCCGTACAAGAAATCTGTCGGAAGAGAGTGGGCAGATGCGATTGTCTTTGCGATCGTTGCCGCTTATTTTATCAGAAGCTTTGTGATCGAATTGTATTTTATACCATCCGGATCGATGGAAAAAAGCTTAATGACAGGAGATTGTATCGTCGTAAGTAAATTTCACTACGGTGTTCGTCTGCCTATTACACCAATAGCCTTTCCTTTAGCACATCATACCATGCCGCTTTTAGGTACAAAAGCCTATTCGACTATAATCCAGTGGCCGTATCGTCGTTTGCCGGGATTACAGGAAATCAAGCGTAATGATATATTTGTTTTCAATCTTCCTGAAGAGGCTGATCCGCCGTTAAGCCGGCCTATCGACAAACGGGAAAATCTGATCAAACGTTGTGTGGGACTTCCTGGCGATATTATCACGCTTAAAGAGTCTGTATTATTCGTGAATAACAAACCCGGTTTTGATCCGCCGGAAGGAATGATGGATTATTTTGTTTTTACTGATGGAACAGGGCTGAATCCTGATCGTATGTTAGAAAAACGTATTGAATTCTATTCCGCAGGTCAGGAGCCTTATCAGGTGTTTTTGACTAAAGCAGAATTGGCCGATATGAAAACATGGCCGAATATCAAGCAAATCATCCCTAATATTGCCAAACCTACAGATATAGATCAGGGAGAAGGCATATTTCCACACAATCCCAAATATCACTGGAATGTCGATAACTTCGGACCGTTGCAAATCCCTAAAAAAGGATGGACAGTTCAGCTTGACAGTATGACTATGCCTCTTTATGAACGTGCAATCCGTGTATATGAAGGAAATGAAGTGGAGACTAAAGCGGACGGTATTTATATCAATGGAGCCAAAGCAACAAGCTATACTTTCAAAATGAATTATTACTGGATGATGGGTGATAACCGCCACAACTCCAGAGATGCCCGCGTATGGGGATTAGTTCCAGAGGATCATATCGTAGGAAAACCTCTTTTTGTATTATACAGCAAAGATAAAGATGGCTCAGGATTCTCGAGTTTCAGATGGAATAGAGTATTTAAAAGCATAAACGATTAA
- the dapB gene encoding 4-hydroxy-tetrahydrodipicolinate reductase: MKIVLLGYGKMGQLIEKFAQKRGHEVILVVDQHNRETLTAQDIQDADVAIDFSVPSGALENISLCFEASVPLVVGTTGWYDHLDEVKDICLETDQSLLYGSNFSIGVNIFFHINKMLAKAIQPYHQYDVQVEEIHHVHKLDAPSGTAITIAEGILNNSDTKQQWVNELVDEGDGIIPKPNELLIESLRIEEVPGTHTVLYSSEVDQIEFKHTAHNREGFALGAVIAAEWLKGKKGFYQVTEMFDFNK, encoded by the coding sequence ATGAAAATAGTCCTTTTGGGATACGGCAAAATGGGACAGCTCATCGAGAAATTCGCACAAAAGCGAGGTCATGAGGTGATACTTGTTGTTGATCAGCATAACAGAGAAACATTAACGGCTCAAGATATACAGGATGCCGATGTGGCTATCGATTTCAGTGTGCCATCAGGAGCGCTGGAGAATATCAGTCTGTGTTTTGAAGCATCCGTGCCACTTGTTGTAGGTACAACAGGATGGTACGACCATCTGGATGAGGTAAAGGATATTTGTCTGGAGACCGATCAATCCTTATTATATGGTTCTAATTTCAGCATTGGCGTAAATATTTTCTTCCATATCAATAAAATGCTGGCCAAAGCTATCCAGCCCTATCATCAATATGATGTGCAGGTAGAAGAAATCCACCACGTGCATAAGCTGGATGCCCCAAGCGGGACAGCTATTACTATTGCAGAAGGTATTCTGAATAATAGCGACACCAAGCAGCAATGGGTAAATGAACTGGTAGATGAAGGAGACGGTATCATTCCTAAACCAAATGAATTGCTGATCGAAAGCCTGCGTATCGAAGAAGTACCGGGAACGCATACTGTACTCTATAGTTCAGAAGTAGACCAGATCGAATTTAAACATACCGCACATAACCGCGAAGGGTTTGCGCTTGGAGCTGTTATAGCGGCAGAGTGGCTTAAGGGTAAAAAAGGATTCTATCAGGTAACCGAAATGTTTGACTTTAATAAGTAA
- a CDS encoding DUF5683 domain-containing protein produces the protein MMIKYLFTLFVLISTTVACFAQKADTVKTIPAKNTKPEIEKVVTQDTIKKEESRKERRKREKAEKEAKEKAEEVFKDSARLAIEHKSKVAWKRSLILPGWGQHYNGGVWWIKVPVIYGGFVSTGLIIEFNQRYYSQVLKELDFRISTGDTERKDPELQGMSTTGLIQAKDNFRRNRDLAILGTLGWYGLNIVEAYVDSMLKNRWNIGDAKKVNIRFSPTIISNNSYAFQSGPIRPSIGLKMTMQFK, from the coding sequence ATGATGATAAAGTACCTGTTCACTCTTTTCGTTCTGATTTCCACTACAGTAGCCTGCTTTGCTCAAAAAGCGGATACCGTCAAAACTATTCCCGCAAAGAATACAAAACCGGAAATAGAAAAAGTCGTTACTCAGGATACGATCAAGAAGGAAGAATCTCGAAAAGAAAGAAGAAAGAGAGAAAAGGCCGAAAAGGAAGCAAAGGAAAAGGCGGAAGAAGTTTTTAAAGACTCTGCCCGTCTTGCCATTGAACACAAGTCCAAAGTCGCCTGGAAAAGATCTCTTATCCTTCCCGGATGGGGGCAACATTATAACGGAGGTGTATGGTGGATCAAAGTTCCGGTCATATACGGGGGGTTTGTATCTACAGGTCTTATCATAGAATTTAACCAAAGATATTACAGCCAGGTACTTAAAGAGCTGGATTTTCGTATTTCCACAGGGGATACAGAAAGGAAAGATCCAGAACTACAAGGAATGTCTACCACAGGACTGATACAGGCTAAAGACAATTTCAGAAGAAACCGTGATCTGGCTATATTAGGTACACTGGGTTGGTATGGATTGAACATTGTAGAAGCCTATGTCGATTCTATGCTTAAGAACCGATGGAATATTGGGGATGCAAAAAAAGTAAATATCCGGTTTTCTCCTACTATTATTTCTAACAACAGTTATGCTTTCCAAAGCGGCCCTATTCGGCCGTCTATTGGTCTAAAAATGACAATGCAATTCAAATAA
- a CDS encoding ParB/RepB/Spo0J family partition protein: protein MAAQQRKTGLGKGLGALLQNENIEVSRSSSVSESDVMEKGKTSGSINFIKVDEITVNPFQPRTDFDEQALQELSESIQLQGLIQPITVRQVGDNAYQLISGERRLRASKLAGITSIPAYVRTANDQQMLEMALIENIQRENLNAIEVALSFQRMIEECNLKQEELGDRVSKNRSTVTNYLRLLKLPPVIQAAIRDGQLTMGHARALINVGEVDKQLYIFKEIIEKGLSVRKAEQLVREVQQAAARKKAPSDKKTALTFQFQKIEDDLASKFASRVKLNVKSSTKGKGAIEIPFESEDDLSRILELLDW, encoded by the coding sequence ATGGCTGCACAACAACGTAAAACAGGATTAGGAAAAGGGCTTGGGGCATTGCTCCAAAATGAAAATATTGAAGTATCCAGATCATCAAGTGTATCGGAGTCTGATGTAATGGAAAAAGGAAAAACTTCCGGCAGCATTAATTTTATCAAAGTAGACGAGATCACCGTCAATCCTTTTCAGCCGCGTACAGATTTTGACGAGCAGGCTCTTCAGGAATTATCCGAATCTATACAGCTTCAGGGATTAATACAGCCGATTACTGTTCGTCAGGTAGGCGATAACGCTTATCAGCTGATCAGTGGTGAGCGTCGTTTGCGTGCTTCCAAACTGGCGGGTATCACTTCCATTCCGGCATATGTACGTACTGCCAATGACCAGCAAATGCTGGAAATGGCACTTATCGAAAATATTCAACGTGAAAACCTGAATGCCATTGAGGTGGCGCTGAGTTTTCAACGTATGATAGAAGAATGCAACCTTAAACAGGAAGAGTTGGGTGATCGTGTGAGTAAAAACCGCTCTACGGTGACGAACTATCTGCGCCTGTTGAAGTTGCCTCCCGTCATACAGGCGGCAATTCGTGACGGACAGCTTACTATGGGACATGCCCGCGCGCTTATCAATGTAGGTGAAGTAGATAAACAACTGTATATCTTTAAAGAAATCATTGAAAAGGGACTTTCCGTACGTAAAGCCGAGCAATTGGTGCGTGAAGTACAACAAGCTGCTGCCCGTAAGAAAGCTCCTTCAGATAAAAAAACAGCACTGACTTTTCAATTTCAAAAAATAGAAGACGATCTGGCAAGTAAATTTGCTTCAAGAGTAAAACTAAACGTTAAGTCATCTACAAAAGGAAAAGGAGCTATTGAGATTCCTTTCGAATCAGAAGATGATCTGAGCCGAATCCTGGAGTTATTGGATTGGTAA
- a CDS encoding ParA family protein produces the protein MGKIIAIANQKGGVGKTTTSINLAASLAVLEYKTLLVDADPQANSTSGIGFDPRGIKASVYECLVNDLSAREAIQATETPNLDLLPAHIDLVGAEIEMINMHEREYKMKKILDEIKDDYDFIIIDCSPSLGLITINALTGSDSVIIPVQCEYFALEGLGKLLNTIKIVQNRLNTNLEIEGILLTMYDVRLRLSNQVVEEVRTHFNDLVFSTIIQRNTRLSEAPSFGISVIMHDASCKGAINYLNLAREILEKNGMVKEEKQTVTA, from the coding sequence ATGGGTAAAATTATAGCTATCGCAAATCAAAAGGGAGGAGTAGGGAAAACCACTACTTCTATTAACCTGGCTGCGAGTTTGGCCGTGTTAGAATATAAAACACTTCTGGTTGATGCTGATCCTCAGGCTAATTCAACGTCTGGTATCGGTTTTGATCCAAGAGGAATCAAAGCAAGCGTATATGAGTGTCTGGTCAATGACCTGAGCGCCCGCGAAGCTATTCAAGCCACCGAGACTCCAAATCTGGATCTGCTTCCGGCACATATTGATCTGGTCGGAGCGGAGATCGAGATGATCAATATGCACGAGCGTGAATACAAAATGAAGAAGATTCTGGATGAGATCAAAGACGATTACGATTTTATCATCATTGATTGTTCACCTTCTTTAGGATTGATTACGATCAATGCCCTTACCGGTTCGGATTCGGTTATTATTCCGGTACAGTGTGAATACTTTGCGCTTGAAGGACTTGGTAAATTATTGAATACAATTAAGATTGTTCAAAACAGGTTAAATACAAATCTGGAAATCGAAGGAATCTTACTGACAATGTATGACGTGCGTCTTCGCCTGTCCAATCAGGTAGTGGAAGAAGTCCGTACACATTTTAATGATCTGGTATTTAGTACTATTATTCAACGGAATACGCGTTTGAGCGAAGCTCCGAGTTTTGGTATCTCCGTAATTATGCATGACGCGTCCTGTAAAGGAGCGATTAATTACCTGAACCTGGCAAGAGAGATTCTGGAAAAAAATGGAATGGTTAAAGAGGAAAAGCAAACGGTAACTGCATAA
- a CDS encoding NADPH-dependent FMN reductase yields MNLIISGTNRVGSHSLKVASYYQQELRRKGEDWSLLSLGDLPENIIVSDLYNHRSEAFSIIQEQVSAAKKFIFVIPEYNGSYPGVLKVFIDACTFPVSFFNKKVALVGVSSGKYGNIRGVDHFTGVCNYLRMHVLPLKIHIPHIQSELNEDQQLFQSTTVKFVQEQIHEIIQF; encoded by the coding sequence ATGAATTTAATTATATCGGGAACAAACAGAGTGGGAAGTCACTCCCTGAAGGTGGCATCATATTATCAACAGGAACTCAGACGCAAAGGAGAAGACTGGAGTTTATTATCCTTAGGAGATCTTCCCGAAAACATCATCGTATCAGACCTCTACAACCACCGCAGCGAAGCCTTCAGCATCATTCAGGAGCAGGTGTCGGCAGCTAAAAAGTTTATTTTTGTTATCCCTGAATACAATGGCAGCTACCCCGGAGTGCTTAAGGTATTTATCGATGCCTGTACCTTTCCGGTAAGCTTCTTCAACAAAAAAGTAGCTTTGGTAGGCGTATCAAGTGGAAAGTATGGTAACATCAGAGGCGTGGATCACTTTACAGGAGTTTGTAACTACCTCCGCATGCATGTACTTCCTCTCAAAATTCACATCCCGCATATTCAATCCGAACTGAATGAAGATCAACAGCTGTTTCAATCAACAACGGTGAAATTTGTACAGGAACAAATCCACGAAATCATTCAATTCTAA
- a CDS encoding UDP-2,3-diacylglucosamine diphosphatase encodes MKREVDLVILSDVHLGTYGCRAQELLQYLRSIKPRKLILNGDIVDIWQFKKSYFPDSHLLVIKYIFELACQDTEVIYITGNHDEMLRKFANVHFGNILLTNKIILNLGGKLAWIFHGDVFDASVHHAKWLAKLGGWGYDKLIQLNNLVNWALTKMGREKYSFSKKIKNSVKKAVKYINDFEETASELAIEQNYDYVICGHIHQPQIRTVKTKKGETIYLNSGDWVENLTALEYHEGEWEMFVYENSKHLLGKYPTPEVSFKTSIDQLLENILKSR; translated from the coding sequence ATGAAGCGAGAAGTAGATTTAGTCATTCTGTCGGATGTCCACCTGGGTACATATGGATGCAGAGCTCAGGAGCTTTTGCAGTATCTCAGGTCCATAAAGCCACGCAAACTTATTCTGAATGGTGATATCGTAGATATCTGGCAATTCAAAAAAAGTTATTTCCCCGATTCACATTTGCTGGTTATAAAATATATTTTTGAACTCGCCTGTCAGGACACAGAAGTCATTTATATCACTGGTAATCACGATGAGATGCTTCGGAAATTTGCAAACGTGCATTTTGGTAATATCCTGCTGACGAATAAAATAATTCTCAATCTTGGCGGTAAACTGGCCTGGATCTTTCATGGAGATGTATTTGATGCTTCCGTTCATCATGCAAAGTGGTTGGCAAAATTGGGAGGCTGGGGCTATGATAAGCTTATTCAGCTCAATAATCTGGTAAACTGGGCGCTGACGAAAATGGGTAGAGAGAAATACTCGTTTTCAAAAAAAATAAAAAACAGTGTCAAGAAAGCGGTGAAATATATTAATGATTTTGAAGAGACAGCTTCAGAGCTCGCGATAGAACAAAATTATGATTACGTTATCTGCGGACATATCCATCAGCCTCAGATCCGGACGGTCAAAACAAAAAAAGGGGAGACTATCTACCTCAATTCAGGAGACTGGGTCGAAAATCTGACAGCATTAGAATACCATGAAGGTGAATGGGAGATGTTTGTATATGAAAACAGTAAACATCTGTTAGGCAAATATCCCACTCCTGAAGTTTCATTTAAAACCTCTATAGATCAGCTTCTGGAGAATATTCTGAAATCCAGATAA
- a CDS encoding DUF1080 domain-containing protein: MYFINKHLLFITLLIFVFQSCSNSNSTSKPITEAEQKAGWQFLFNGDNTEGWHIFNSTAKDSKWIVNNGILACSPHKKDGIFGDLTTDKNYKNFELVFDWSIAKGGNSGVFINVQEDPKYSATFATGVEMQLLDNANAEPRHQKDSTHWAGCIYDVSCMGNQSKPKPFGEWNSSRIVQKDGKVSFYLNGILTAEEDLSGPAWKAKVQQSNLKVHPDFAKATEGKIAFQNHTDSVAFRNIKIREI; the protein is encoded by the coding sequence ATGTACTTTATAAACAAACATCTCCTTTTTATTACATTGCTGATTTTTGTCTTTCAAAGCTGTTCAAACTCCAACTCGACTTCTAAGCCCATTACAGAAGCTGAACAAAAGGCAGGATGGCAATTTCTTTTTAACGGAGATAATACTGAAGGGTGGCATATTTTTAACAGCACAGCCAAAGATTCCAAATGGATTGTGAACAATGGGATACTGGCCTGCTCACCGCACAAGAAAGACGGTATATTCGGAGATCTTACAACAGATAAAAACTATAAAAACTTCGAATTAGTATTCGACTGGAGTATTGCCAAAGGAGGAAACAGCGGCGTGTTTATCAATGTACAGGAAGACCCAAAGTATAGCGCTACATTTGCAACTGGAGTGGAAATGCAACTTCTGGACAATGCAAATGCGGAACCCAGACACCAGAAAGACAGTACGCATTGGGCTGGCTGTATCTATGATGTAAGTTGTATGGGAAATCAGTCCAAACCAAAACCTTTCGGGGAATGGAATTCATCACGAATTGTTCAAAAAGATGGGAAAGTAAGCTTTTACCTCAATGGTATACTGACTGCAGAAGAAGATCTAAGTGGTCCTGCCTGGAAAGCAAAAGTGCAGCAAAGCAATCTGAAGGTGCACCCTGATTTTGCAAAAGCTACTGAAGGCAAAATTGCTTTTCAGAACCATACAGATTCTGTAGCTTTCCGCAATATTAAAATAAGAGAGATATAA
- a CDS encoding FecR family protein has protein sequence MKDVLVTKYIVGDASPEEVLVVEQWISSNHENEKVYQQMKKAWELSKQTTVPEDIDVDRVWADFVRRKNEREEAQVKYEKPSKFFSVKWMIAAVTLLCLGISLYFFAVQSAVDKQLQSFADVRRDQLPDGSVVTLNKYSQIAYSESWLSKNRSVKLTSGEVFFEVKRDEKHPFVIDAGKTKITVLGTSFHVRRSNGETEVIVASGSVSVRSADQEVILKPLQSVLISDTLRNKLKVDTVPDQLYRYYVHQEFVFENTPLPRVIEILNKAYDQHLVLINPKHRQLLLTATFEQQPLSEIIKVLLETFDLKIEKKGDEYHIK, from the coding sequence ATGAAAGACGTGTTAGTGACAAAATATATTGTAGGAGATGCTTCTCCGGAAGAGGTTCTTGTGGTAGAACAATGGATCTCCAGTAATCATGAAAATGAAAAAGTGTATCAACAAATGAAGAAAGCCTGGGAACTGAGTAAGCAAACAACTGTCCCGGAAGATATCGATGTCGATCGGGTCTGGGCAGATTTTGTACGGAGAAAGAATGAACGAGAGGAAGCTCAGGTCAAATATGAAAAACCTTCAAAGTTCTTTTCGGTCAAATGGATGATCGCAGCTGTCACCTTGTTGTGTTTGGGTATTTCTCTTTATTTCTTTGCAGTACAGTCTGCCGTGGATAAGCAATTGCAATCTTTTGCTGATGTCCGGAGGGATCAGTTACCTGACGGAAGTGTAGTTACGTTAAATAAATATTCTCAGATCGCCTATTCTGAGTCCTGGTTAAGTAAAAACAGATCAGTGAAACTTACATCCGGAGAAGTATTTTTTGAAGTGAAAAGAGATGAAAAGCATCCATTTGTAATCGATGCGGGTAAAACTAAAATTACTGTTCTGGGAACCAGTTTTCACGTAAGACGTAGTAATGGCGAAACAGAAGTAATTGTTGCCTCCGGCTCAGTAAGTGTACGCAGTGCAGATCAGGAGGTCATCTTAAAGCCGTTACAATCTGTTCTGATAAGTGATACGCTGAGAAATAAGCTTAAGGTAGATACTGTTCCCGATCAATTGTATCGCTACTATGTACATCAGGAATTTGTATTTGAGAATACACCATTGCCACGGGTAATTGAAATACTGAATAAGGCCTACGATCAGCACCTGGTTTTGATCAACCCGAAGCACCGGCAGCTTTTGCTTACAGCAACTTTTGAGCAGCAGCCATTATCCGAAATTATCAAAGTGCTCCTGGAGACCTTTGATTTAAAAATTGAGAAAAAGGGGGATGAGTACCATATCAAATAA